From Lactobacillus sp. PV012:
ATCCCCTCAGCTTCAATTTTTGCTTCATCAATTCCGTTCAACTTACTAATATAAGCGGGAACCTTATTTGAATCAGGAAACTTCACTAATTCTGAAAAAGTTTGAATCACTTTGCCTCGTCTAACTTTTAATCCACCCATCTCCGTAATTCGACTATAAGTTGGATTAAGACCCGTGGTTTCGACATCAATTAATGTATAATTCTCAGGAAAACCTGGCTTTTCCATTCCTTTCGCACGAATTTTGTGTTGCGCACCTGGAATATTTAAAACACCCTGCATAATTGAAATGCTCATCAATCTGCTTCCTTTCTAATATTACGTCCACATTTCGCTAGCTCCAGTATCAGCATCTGTTTCTGGAAGTGAATTGGGATTATTTTCATCATCAACTAACTTTTGGCCTGTCTTTTGCAAATATAGCTGCACTAAAGGATAAATATCTTCTCTTTCTTCTAAAATTCCATTAAACTTGCCCTCTTTAGTCTTACTTGCTTGATAACGAGAAACAATAAACTGCGTTTTAGTATTATCTTCGTCTGCTAGTAATATTTCATCCTGAGGATTACTTTCTAATTGCTCAAACATTTCCTGGTACATACCTTGCAATTTAGAATCTTCAAGATAACTACCCCATGTTTCCCCTAGCTGGGGTGGGGTATAAACAAGTTTGCGATTTTGACGATAAAAAATTAACT
This genomic window contains:
- a CDS encoding PAS domain-containing protein produces the protein MERFEKQSELTFANKKDYLKLHAGIVKISELQDFLASSHLNSFINKDKKLIFYRQNRKLVYTPPQLGETWGSYLEDSKLQGMYQEMFEQLESNPQDEILLADEDNTKTQFIVSRYQASKTKEGKFNGILEEREDIYPLVQLYLQKTGQKLVDDENNPNSLPETDADTGASEMWT